In Chryseobacterium salivictor, the DNA window CTAATAAACCTGCAATAATTCCATAAAGTAAATGTTTCACCATCTCTGTAAAGTGAGGCAAAAACTGATGAACCCACTCAATGTTATGATCAAAAATTCCGCCTGAAACCAATAATAAAGCGATGGTGCCGATAATTGATAATGCTTTGATAATAAGGGGAAGTGCTTTTACCAAAAGGTTTCCAAAGAAAGTAAGAAAGCCTTTGTTGTTTGATTTGCGGATGAGTTTATAGCCCGCATCATCCATCCTCACAATTAAGGCGACAATTCCGTAAACCCCAACCGTTGCTAAAAATGCGACCACAGAAACGGTGAGAATCTGTATCGGTAAACTCTTTTCAAGTACCGATCCTAAAGCGATAATCACGATTTCCAAAGACAGAATAAAATCGGTGGTGATGGCTGATTTAACTTTTATTTTTTCTGCATTTTCACCATTTTCAGTTTCTGCGGCAAGTTCTTCGTGTTTATCTTTTTTATGAAAGAAATATTCGATGATTTTCTCCACCCCTTCGTAGGCCAGATAAAGTCCACCCAATATCAAAATAATCTTAATCGCCGGCGGAAAAATAACCTGTAGTAAAAAGGCAATCGGGATAATGATTAATTTATTAATAAATGAACCTTTCGTAATCGCCCAAAGAACAGGGATTTCGCGGGAGGATAAAAACCCGGTGGCTTTTTCCGCATTCACGGCCAGATCATCACCAAGGATACCGGCGGTTTGTTTGGTCGCAACTTTCGAAGCTGCTGCAACATCATCCATTAAGGCAGCAATATCATCCAATACTGCGAAAAATCCTGAAGCCATTTCTTTTTTGTTTTGTGACAAAAATAGAGAATTCTGGAAGATGTTTTCATTAATAATTTTACAATGCGACATTTTATGGAGTTAAAATTATGGAAAAATTAGCATTTATAATTTTAAAGTCAGCTTAAAAATTGTTATTTTCGCAGAACTAAATTTTTAGAAAGTGAAACTGCATCTATTACATTCACCAAATGAAAGATTCCAAGAATTGGGAAATGCAATCGACGCTGAAAAATAATTAAAAGCCGATGGTCAGACAGACTGTCGGCTTTTTTATTTTGATTAATTACAGATATTTTTAGAATCATCATATATTAAAGAAATAAAAATGAGCAATACCTATAAATCCGCTGGCGTGGATAAAGAAGAAGGTTACAAAACCGTTGATAAAATCAAAACGGCCGTTGCAGAAACGCACAACAAAAATGTTTTGAATAATCTCGGAAGTTTCGGTGCTTTTTATGAAATCGCAGGCTATAAAAACCCTGTTCTCGTAAGCGGAACCGATGGAGTAGGAACCAAACTGAAAGTGGCGTTAGATTCTAAAAAATACGATTCTATCGGCGTCGATTGCTTTGCAATGTGTGCGAATGATATTATTTGTCACGGTGCCAAACCATTATTTTTCCTCGATTATTTAGCCTGCGGAAAACTGGATGCAGATATTGCTGCCGAAATTGTAATGGGAATGGTGAAAGCTTGTAAAGACAATAACTGCGCACTGATCGGTGGAGAAACTGCCGAAATGCCGGGAATGTATAAACCGGGCGATTATGATGTCGCTGGATTCTGCGTTGGGATCGTAGAAAAAGATCAGATCATCGATGGTTCGAAAATTAAAGCGGGCTGCAAAATTATCGCTTTACCAAGTTCGGGATTTCACTCGAATGGTTTTTCACTGGTAAGAAAAGTATTTACGGATTTTAACGAAGAGTTTGAAGGAAAACCTTTGTATGAAACACTTCTTGTCCCGACAAGATTATATTACCAACCGATTCATCAGATTTTAGAAGAAATTGCGCTGTGCGGAATTGCCCATATTACCGGCGGCGGAATTATCGAAAATATTCCGAGAATAATTCCGGAAAATTTGTGTGCTACAATTGATACTTCAAAGATTAAAATCCCGTCCGTGATGCTAGAACTGGAAAAACGCGGAAACATCGACCGTCTGGAAATGTACGGAACCTTCAATATGGGAGTCGGCATGGTTGTGGTTGTTGATGAAAAGCATGCAGATAAAGTTTTGAATCTTATTGATGATGCTTACGAAATCGGTGAAATCACGGAAGGTTTGGAGAAAATACAGTTAATTTAATATTTTAAAG includes these proteins:
- the purM gene encoding phosphoribosylformylglycinamidine cyclo-ligase, which gives rise to MSNTYKSAGVDKEEGYKTVDKIKTAVAETHNKNVLNNLGSFGAFYEIAGYKNPVLVSGTDGVGTKLKVALDSKKYDSIGVDCFAMCANDIICHGAKPLFFLDYLACGKLDADIAAEIVMGMVKACKDNNCALIGGETAEMPGMYKPGDYDVAGFCVGIVEKDQIIDGSKIKAGCKIIALPSSGFHSNGFSLVRKVFTDFNEEFEGKPLYETLLVPTRLYYQPIHQILEEIALCGIAHITGGGIIENIPRIIPENLCATIDTSKIKIPSVMLELEKRGNIDRLEMYGTFNMGVGMVVVVDEKHADKVLNLIDDAYEIGEITEGLEKIQLI
- a CDS encoding DUF808 domain-containing protein — its product is MASGFFAVLDDIAALMDDVAAASKVATKQTAGILGDDLAVNAEKATGFLSSREIPVLWAITKGSFINKLIIIPIAFLLQVIFPPAIKIILILGGLYLAYEGVEKIIEYFFHKKDKHEELAAETENGENAEKIKVKSAITTDFILSLEIVIIALGSVLEKSLPIQILTVSVVAFLATVGVYGIVALIVRMDDAGYKLIRKSNNKGFLTFFGNLLVKALPLIIKALSIIGTIALLLVSGGIFDHNIEWVHQFLPHFTEMVKHLLYGIIAGLLVFFIISGIKKGISLIQKQ